ACTAGGGTACGATTTTCGATATTGGCCCCTAGGGTGTAGGAAACGCTGGAGGTTACTGTATCTAAACCTTCACCGGGGTTTTCGACAACGCGATCGCCCTCATCATCAACGAAATACCGATCATTGCCGGCCCCGCCGGCCATGTAGTCGGCTCCGCCTCCGCCATCGAGGGTGTTGCTGCCCTCGTTGCCGATCAGGCTATTTTCTAGGGCATTGCCGAAGCCGTTGATGTTGCCCGCCCCTGCTGCCAGGATTAGGTTTTCTAGGTTGGCCCCCAGGGTATAGGACACCGAGGAGATCACCGTATCGATGCCACCACCGATGTCCACGGTTTCCACTACCCCATCCCCAGCGGCATCGACCACGTAGGTGTCATTCCCCAGACCGCCGATCATCACGTCATTGCCGGCGCGACCGTCGAGGAGATTATTGCCGTCGTTGCCGGTGATGGTATTGCGACCTGCGTTACCCACCCCGATTAGATCCTCAGTACCGGTGGCACCGGTCAGGATCAGATTTTCTAGATTGGCCCCGAGGGTAAAAGACACGGAGGATTCTACGGTGTCAATGCCGCCGGCTGGCCCTGCCACGGTTTCAACAGCGCGATCGCCCTCATCATCCACGATGTAGCGATCGTCGCCCCGTCCGCCAATCATCCTATCGGCCCCTGCACCACCATCTAAAACATTATTGTTGTCGTTGCCAATAATGGTGTTGTTTAGACTGTTGCCTGTGCCGTTGATGGCCCCGCCCGTTGGGTCGAGGATAAGAATTTCGATGTTATCGCCCAGGGTGTAGTTCACCGTGGAAATCACCGTATCGCGCCCGGCATTGGGTGCTTCGATGACGCGATCGCTTGTGTCATCGACGTAGTAAGTATCATTGCCGACTCCGCCGCGCATCTCGTCTACCTCTAGGCCACCCCGTAGGATGTCGTTGCCGCTGCCGCCAATCAGCACATCATTGCCTGCGCCGCCGTCTAGGGTATTGTCGTTGGCGTTGCCAATGATGGTATTGTTGCGATCATTGCCGGTGCCTTGGGTGGCTCCCCCCACTAGGGTTAGGTTTTCGATGTTGACATAGTCTGGTGCAGAGAGGTTGAGGTTAAGGCTGGAAATGACCGTATCAATATCGGTAGCTGGGCCAGTTTCCACGATGCGATCGCCCGCATTGTCGATCACGTAGGTATCATTGCCCGTGCCACCGTCCATTAGATCATTGCCGGTGCCGCCATCGAGGACATCATTGCCTGCCCCTGCCAGGATCACATCATTGCCACCCCGCCCTTCTAGACGGTTATTTCCCTCGTTACCAATGATTGTATTGTTGGCATCATTGCCGATACCGTTTAGGTTACCTGCCCCCGGTTGCAGGGTCAGGTTTTCCAGATTGGCTCCTAGGGTATAGGAAACCGACGAAAGGACTGTATCTAAACCCTCATTGGCATTTTCAATCACCCGATCGCCTAGGTTATCGACCACATAGGTATCATTGCCGCGACCACCTATGAGGCGATCGCTGCCGCCCCGACCATCGAGACGGTTATTGGCGTCGTTGCCGATAATGGTATTGTTACCTGCATCACCAGCCCCGATCACCGCTCCATCCAGCAACACCAACCGCTCGATGTTACCGGATAGGGTATAGCTAGCGCTGGCGATCACCACGTCTGTCCCTTCGTTAGGATTTTCTGTGACCACATCAGCGCTGTTATCGACGTAGTAGGTATCATTCCCCGTGCCGCCCTGCATTGTATCGACGCCAGCACCACCGATCAAGACATCGTTGCCGCCACCGCCCTGCAGCAGGTTATTCCCGGCATTGCCGGTAATGGTGTTATTACCGGCATTTCCCACCCCGGTGAGGTTTTCGTTGCCGGTAGGGCCGACTAATATCAGATTCTCGACATTGGCCCCAAGGGTAAAGTTCACATCTGAGAAGACGGTATCGAGTCCCTCATTGGTACTTTCCACCACAATATCGCCGACTTGGCGAACAAAGTAGGTATCATTGCCGCGTCCGCCGATTAGGCTATTGCGCCCACCGACGCCGTCAAGAACATCATTACCGTCTCCGCCGATCAGGGTGTTATTCCCTGTATTGCCCAGAATAGTATTATCCAGCGCGTTGCCTGAGCCGATATTATTTCCCGTGCCCACTAAGGTAAGATTTTCTAGATTGGCTCCGAGGGAATAGGACACGTCGGAAATAACTAAATCAATACCTTCATTGGTATCCTCAACGACGCGATCGCTAATATTGTCGACCAGGTAAGTATCATTGCCCTTGCCGCCGCGCATCTCATCGATACCGCTGCCGCCATCCAGGATATCGTTGCCGTCACCGCCCGCCAGCAGATCATCGCCGCCGCGTCCTTCTAAGCGGTTATTGCCATTGTTGCCCGTGATGGTGTTGGCGAGGTCATTGCCCGTGCCATCACTATCTGACGCACCGATGAGGAATAGGTTTTCAATATTATCTCCTAGGGTATAGGAGTCGCTGGCGACTACGGTATCAATGCCTTCATTGGCTGCCTCAGTTACCACATCGCCTGCGCTGTCTACAATGTAGATGTCATCGCCGCGCCCGCCGATCATCACATCATCGCCAGTACCGCCATCTAGGGTATCGTTGCCGTCGCCTGCCTCAATGCGATCGCTGCCATCGCCACCCGATAAGGTATTGTTGCCGCTATTGCCAATTAGGGTATTATCTAACTCATTGCCTGTGCCCCGCAGGTTATTAGCTCCACCTAAAATTAGGGTTTCAACATTGCCTGCTAGGGTATAGGAGCGTAGGTTAGAAATGACCGTATCGGTGCCACCACCGGGGGTTTCCAGAATTGTGTCACCTTCATCATTGAGGATATAGGTGTCATTGTCATCCCCGCCGATCAGGGTATCGCGCCCAGCACCACCGATTAAAACATCATTTCCACCGTTGCCTTGAAGGAGATTATCTCCAGCGTTACCGGTAATGGTATTATTTTCTTCATTGCCAATGCCGTTGAGATTATCATTGCCCAACAGAATCAGATTTTCTAGGTTGGGGGCTAGCACCGTCGAAAAACGAGTAATAACAGTATCGATGCCACCACCCGGATCCTCTGTGATAGTATCTCCCAAACCGCTGACGATATAGGTATCATTTCCAGTACCGCCGATCAGGGTATTATTCCCCCCCACCCCATTGAGATAGTCGTCACCCGCGCCGCCCTCAAGGATGTTGTTGCCCGTTGTGCCAGTAATGGTATTGTTGAGGTCATTACCGGCTCCATTCAGGTTGCCCGTTCCTAGCAAGATAAGGTTCTCGACGTTAGCGCCTAGGGTAAACGACACCTGCGATCGCACCAGATCGAGACCCTCATTGGCATTTTCGATCACCACGTCGCCGAGGTTATCCACCAGATAGGTATCATTCCCATCTCCACCGCGCATGATATCTGCTCCGGTGCCAC
The sequence above is drawn from the Candidatus Obscuribacterales bacterium genome and encodes:
- a CDS encoding calcium-binding protein, with the protein product MAVRRGDGSNNRLRGTVEDDRLFGLGGDDILLGLQGNDLLDGGAGSDRLIGDAGDDRLIGGGGNDTLDGGSGSDRMEGGAGNDIYVVDNVGDRVIETLNSGIDLVNASISFRLGANVENLTLTGNQAINGTGNDLDNTILGNNANNVIRGLDGDDVLRGLGGDDTLRGDRGNDSLIGDAGDDRLFGDAGNDRLDGGTGDDVLNGGTGNDILDGGDGTDILIGDTGRDTLRGGAGNDTLRGGADDDVLEGGDGDDLLDGGTGADIMRGGDGNDTYLVDNLGDVVIENANEGLDLVRSQVSFTLGANVENLILLGTGNLNGAGNDLNNTITGTTGNNILEGGAGDDYLNGVGGNNTLIGGTGNDTYIVSGLGDTITEDPGGGIDTVITRFSTVLAPNLENLILLGNDNLNGIGNEENNTITGNAGDNLLQGNGGNDVLIGGAGRDTLIGGDDNDTYILNDEGDTILETPGGGTDTVISNLRSYTLAGNVETLILGGANNLRGTGNELDNTLIGNSGNNTLSGGDGSDRIEAGDGNDTLDGGTGDDVMIGGRGDDIYIVDSAGDVVTEAANEGIDTVVASDSYTLGDNIENLFLIGASDSDGTGNDLANTITGNNGNNRLEGRGGDDLLAGGDGNDILDGGSGIDEMRGGKGNDTYLVDNISDRVVEDTNEGIDLVISDVSYSLGANLENLTLVGTGNNIGSGNALDNTILGNTGNNTLIGGDGNDVLDGVGGRNSLIGGRGNDTYFVRQVGDIVVESTNEGLDTVFSDVNFTLGANVENLILVGPTGNENLTGVGNAGNNTITGNAGNNLLQGGGGNDVLIGGAGVDTMQGGTGNDTYYVDNSADVVTENPNEGTDVVIASASYTLSGNIERLVLLDGAVIGAGDAGNNTIIGNDANNRLDGRGGSDRLIGGRGNDTYVVDNLGDRVIENANEGLDTVLSSVSYTLGANLENLTLQPGAGNLNGIGNDANNTIIGNEGNNRLEGRGGNDVILAGAGNDVLDGGTGNDLMDGGTGNDTYVIDNAGDRIVETGPATDIDTVISSLNLNLSAPDYVNIENLTLVGGATQGTGNDRNNTIIGNANDNTLDGGAGNDVLIGGSGNDILRGGLEVDEMRGGVGNDTYYVDDTSDRVIEAPNAGRDTVISTVNYTLGDNIEILILDPTGGAINGTGNSLNNTIIGNDNNNVLDGGAGADRMIGGRGDDRYIVDDEGDRAVETVAGPAGGIDTVESSVSFTLGANLENLILTGATGTEDLIGVGNAGRNTITGNDGNNLLDGRAGNDVMIGGLGNDTYVVDAAGDGVVETVDIGGGIDTVISSVSYTLGANLENLILAAGAGNINGFGNALENSLIGNEGSNTLDGGGGADYMAGGAGNDRYFVDDEGDRVVENPGEGLDTVTSSVSYTLGANIENRTLV